Proteins encoded within one genomic window of Fragaria vesca subsp. vesca linkage group LG1, FraVesHawaii_1.0, whole genome shotgun sequence:
- the LOC101291867 gene encoding uncharacterized protein LOC101291867, protein MSGAPKRSHEESGHSSSSKYPHEDSGACPKLPPSVSNEYHQPYEMGQDSRLAKIPRTESRDADRRSPLLPVYRRPYAAIDLPADPPIPSENKLESRDSKETRDLRFENRDKKTETREPYSEVRRDTPNAKVEKDVRHDSRGDDNKEVKSERENYNDGKADLKAEGYGVASSHLNYKESKEYHRGKIYSDPPAGSTDTWHRNTSQSHVEVGKEAPTTEERDHVEAHEAVGENRYDSKGEDKFKDKDRKRKDLKHRDWGERDKERSDRRSNVLVANSSSDFKDSAKEERDSERWEPERRDTAKAKEILKERERDHTKRDAWSGVEKDGSNTEKEVGDGSIRMTEHETLPPEQKKQKDFESWRTADRESRDRRKERDVDAEGDRPEKRMRTYDKELDDGCADGEAATDKEREVYSYAVQQRKRMQRSRAAPANRELRFRSHTQDNEGSQGKSEISSVVYKVGECMQELIKLWKEHEASHGEKNGETSVTGPTLEIRIPSEHVTATNRQVRGGQLWGTDIYTDDSDLVAVLMHTGYCRPTASPPPSAIQELRATVRILPPQDCYISTLRNNVRSRAWGAAIGCSYCVERCCIVKKAGGSIDLEPCLTHTSTVEPTLAPVVVERTMTTRAAASNALRQQRFVREVTIQYNLCNEPWIKYSISIVADKGLKKTLYTSARLKKGEVLYLETHSCRYELCFNGEKIIKASQLSQVHEGENEKNQNHTSNSTNGERNDSENTVVDVFRWSRCKKPLPQKVKRSLGIPLPLEHVEVLEENLDWEDVQWSQTGVWIAGKEYSLARVHFLSVN, encoded by the exons ATGAGTGGTGCACCAAAGAGATCTCATGAAGAGAGTGGCCATTCTTCCTCTTCAAAGTACCCTCACGAAGATTCAGGAGCATGCCCCAAGCTGCCGCCATCAGTTTCAAATGAGTATCATCAACCCTATGAGATGGGTCAAGATTCTCGACTAGCGAAGATTCCTCGTACAGAATCCCGTGATGCGGACAGAAGATCTCCCCTGCTTCCAGTATATCGAAGGCCATATGCTGCAATTGATTTGCCTGCAGATCCTCCTATTCCTTCTGAAAACAAGTTGGAGTCCAGAGATTCCAAGGAGACTCGAGATCTTCGGTTTGAGAACCGAGACAAAAAGACTGAGACGAGGGAACCATACAGTGAGGTAAGAAGGGATACTCCGAATGCGAAGGTTGAAAAGGATGTAAGACATGACAGTAGAGGGGATGATAATAAGGAGGTGAAATCTGAAAGGGAGAATTATAATGATGGTAAGGCTGACCTTAAAGCGGAAGGCTATGGTGTGGCAAGCAGTCACTTAAATTATAAAGAATCAAAAGAGTACCATAGAGGAAAAATATATTCCGATCCACCTGCAGGAAGTACAGATACCTGGCATCGCAATACTTCACAGAGCCATGTTGAGGTTGGAAAGGAAGCCCCCACTACTGAGGAGCGAGATCATGTAGAGGCACATGAGGCTGTTGGGGAGAACAGATATGATTCTAAAGGTGAGGATAAGTTCAAAGACAAGGATAGAAAAAGGAAAGACCTAAAGCACCGGGATTGGGGAGAAAGGGATAAGGAAAGAAGTGACCGTAGGAGCAATGTGCTTGTAGCTAACAGCAGTAGTGATTTCAAAGACTCAGCTAAGGAAGAAAGAGATTCAGAGAGGTGGGAGCCAGAGCGGAGGGATACTGCAAAAGCTAAGGAAATACTAAAAGAGAGGGAAAGGGATCATACCAAGAGAGATGCATGGAGTGGAGTAGAGAAAGATGGTTCAAATACGGAGAAGGAAGTGGGGGATGGGTCTATCAGAATGACAGAGCATGAAACACTTCCACCAGAGCAGAAGAAACAGAAAGATTTTGAAAGCTGGAGAACTGCTGATAGGGAATCAAGAGATAGGAGGAAAGAAAGAGATGTTGATGCTGAGGGAGATAGACCAGAAAAGCGCATGAGGACTTATGACAAAGAATTAGATGATGGATGTGCAGATGGTGAGGCAGCCACAGACAAAGAAAGGGAAGTTTATAGTTATGCGGTTCAGCAGCGTAAAAGGATGCAACGGTCAAGGGCTGCCCCGGCAAATCGGGAGCTGCGTTTTAGATCACATACACAAGACAATGAAGG ATCCCAAG GTAAATCTGAAATATCTTCTGTCGTTTATAAAGTTGGTGAATGCATGCAAGAATTGATAAAGTTATGGAAAGAACATGAAGCATCTCATGGTGAAAAAAATGGTGAAACCTCTGTTACTGGTCCAACACTCGAAATTCGGATACCTTCTGAGCATGTTACAGCAACAAATCGCCAA GTTAGAGGCGGTCAGCTGTGGGGAACAGATATATACACAGATGATTCAGATCTTGTTGCTG TTCTTATGCATACAGGGTATTGCCGACCTACAGCGTCTCCTCCACCTTCTGCTATCCAGGAGTTGCGTGCTACAGTTCGCATACTACCTCCACAAGACT GTTACATTTCAACCTTGAGAAATAATGTTCGATCTCGTGCTTGGGGAGCTGCTATTGGTTGCAGCTATTGTGTTGAGCGCTGTTGCATTGTGAAG AAAGCGGGAGGAAGTATTGATCTTGAACCCTGTCTTACACATACTTCTACAGTGGAGCCTACTCTTGCTCCAGTTGTTGTTGAGCGTACGATGACTACAAGGGCTGCAGCTTCG AATGCATTGCGACAGCAAAGATTTGTTCGAGAAGTTACAATACAGTACAACCTCTGCAATGAACCTTG GATCAAGTATAGCATAAGTATTGTTGCTGACAAGGGTTTGAAGAAGACCCTATATACTTCTGCACGTTTAAAGAAGGGAGAAGTTCTCTATTTAGAAACGCATTCATGCAG GTATGAGCTCTGTTTTAATGGGGAGAAGATCATCAAAGCCAGTCAATTATCTCAGGTGCATGAAGGTGAGAATGAGAAGAATCAGAATCACACTTCAAATTCCACAAATGGTGAACGAAATGATTCTGAGAACACGGTAGTAGATGTATTTCGATGGTCTCGATGTAAAAAACCGCTTCCCCAGAAGGTCAAGCGGTCACTTGGGATCCCTCTTCCCCTTGAACATGTGGAG GTGTTGGAGGAAAATCTTGACTGGGAGGATGTGCAATGGTCACAGACTGGTGTTTGGATTGCTGGAAAAGAGTATTCACTTGCACGGGTGCATTTTCTGTCTGTAAATTAG
- the LOC101292160 gene encoding vesicle transport protein SFT2B-like isoform 1 codes for MEKISQAFEKVKMNQAFEKVNTKQALDKMKLFVGMDVDDDDEESAAASSSGLQHQDSFIDDFNRNCTLSTKQRFYGFAVCLASGLTCTLLSMLVFFHPIKFAITFTLGNLLSLGSTAFLIGPKRQFSMMLDPVRIYATAIYLASIIIALFCALYARNKILTLLAIILEFGALIWYSLSYIPFARSMVSKIMMSCFDTEF; via the exons ATGGAGAAGATAAGCCAAGCCTTTGAGAAGGTGAAGATGAACCAGGCCTTTGAGAAGGTCAATACCAAACAAGCCTTGGACAAGATGAAGCTGTTCGTCGGAATGGACGTCGACGATGACGACGAAGAATCCGCCGCCGCTTCTTCTTCCGGTCTGCAGCACCAGGATTCTTTCATCGACGACTTCAATCGCAACTGCACCTTGTCCACCAAACAG AGGTTTTATGGCTTCGCGGTTTGCCTGGCTTCTGGATTGACTTGTACACTCCTG TCGATGCTTGTTTTCTTCCATCCAATCAAGTTTGCAATTACATTCACGCTCGGAAATCTGCTTTCACTTGGAAG CACAGCATTCCTCATTGGACCTAAACGGCAATTCTCAATGATGCTGGATCCTGTTCGCATTTATGCAACAGCCATATACCTTGCGAGCATTATAATTGCATTGTTTTGTGCTCTCTAT GCTCGTAACAAAATATTGACACTTCTGGCAATAATTTTGGAATTTGGTGCATTGATTTG GTATAGCTTGAGCTACATCCCTTTTGCAAGGTCCATGGTATCAAAGATCATGATGAGTTGTTTTGACACCGAATTTTAG
- the LOC101292160 gene encoding vesicle transport protein SFT2B-like isoform 2, producing MEKISQAFEKVKMNQAFEKVNTKQALDKMKLFVGMDVDDDDEESAAASSSGLQHQDSFIDDFNRNCTLSTKQSMLVFFHPIKFAITFTLGNLLSLGSTAFLIGPKRQFSMMLDPVRIYATAIYLASIIIALFCALYARNKILTLLAIILEFGALIWYSLSYIPFARSMVSKIMMSCFDTEF from the exons ATGGAGAAGATAAGCCAAGCCTTTGAGAAGGTGAAGATGAACCAGGCCTTTGAGAAGGTCAATACCAAACAAGCCTTGGACAAGATGAAGCTGTTCGTCGGAATGGACGTCGACGATGACGACGAAGAATCCGCCGCCGCTTCTTCTTCCGGTCTGCAGCACCAGGATTCTTTCATCGACGACTTCAATCGCAACTGCACCTTGTCCACCAAACAG TCGATGCTTGTTTTCTTCCATCCAATCAAGTTTGCAATTACATTCACGCTCGGAAATCTGCTTTCACTTGGAAG CACAGCATTCCTCATTGGACCTAAACGGCAATTCTCAATGATGCTGGATCCTGTTCGCATTTATGCAACAGCCATATACCTTGCGAGCATTATAATTGCATTGTTTTGTGCTCTCTAT GCTCGTAACAAAATATTGACACTTCTGGCAATAATTTTGGAATTTGGTGCATTGATTTG GTATAGCTTGAGCTACATCCCTTTTGCAAGGTCCATGGTATCAAAGATCATGATGAGTTGTTTTGACACCGAATTTTAG